A genomic stretch from Petrimonas mucosa includes:
- a CDS encoding alkaline phosphatase, whose protein sequence is MQRSRRYRTAFLMLLVAVLFYPSYSQSVQKIHSHNDYWQLVPFYQAYSQRVSSIEADIYYQDGMLLVGHDTKELRKENTLKRLYIDPIVEQFAKHDGRAWPNSDQPLILMIDIKTSAEPALSSIIALLSEHPAVFDPAVNPYAATVVISGNAPQPEEFHRYPSIVSFDGRFEEEYTQSQLERIAMISAPFDDYARWNGKGSMIKQEKEKVQQAIAEAHKLNKPIRFWGCPDGVTAWNTFHQMGVDFINTDHVERCADFFKNIGDINYSIEDNNREASSLKRTKMLDKITVGFEGFDPENIRLSHYVPLYTPSYRNDGERRKIKNVILLIGDGMGLNQIAVARTVNRGLTMLKMRFTGLQTNSPLDSYTSDSAAAGSALATGKPHNNRHIAMNDDGTENRSITDYAIAKGMATGVVTLGNIADATPAAFYGHSRERDSSDLITRYLLEKRINLVVGGGTSVFTKRRDGLDIDSFMEKYQVIHDTKQIDQLDGSVLCIDNLLEKAATEETIGLLARVTRSAVNKLARESKRGFFLMVEGAKIDYAGHSNSLAGAVSEMLSFDLAVAEALKFADSNGETLVVVTADHETGGLVLVDGDQEKGLVTARFTTDDHTPAMLPVFAYGPGAKHFIGTYQNYEVAGKIMELLQLK, encoded by the coding sequence ATGCAAAGAAGCCGAAGATACAGAACTGCCTTTTTGATGCTGCTCGTTGCCGTGCTCTTCTACCCCTCCTATTCGCAGAGCGTTCAGAAGATACACTCCCACAACGACTACTGGCAACTTGTCCCCTTCTACCAGGCCTATTCACAACGTGTCTCTTCAATTGAGGCGGACATCTACTACCAGGATGGCATGTTGCTTGTGGGGCACGACACGAAGGAGCTCAGGAAGGAGAACACACTGAAACGACTCTATATCGATCCCATCGTGGAGCAGTTTGCCAAACATGATGGCAGGGCATGGCCAAATTCTGATCAGCCCCTGATATTGATGATCGACATCAAGACATCTGCAGAGCCAGCCCTGAGCAGTATCATTGCTCTGCTCAGCGAGCATCCTGCGGTTTTTGATCCGGCAGTCAATCCATATGCCGCCACGGTGGTGATTTCGGGTAATGCTCCCCAACCGGAGGAGTTTCACCGATATCCATCGATCGTCTCGTTTGATGGAAGGTTTGAAGAAGAGTATACCCAGTCTCAACTGGAGAGGATTGCGATGATCAGCGCCCCATTCGACGACTATGCGCGATGGAACGGAAAAGGGAGCATGATAAAGCAGGAAAAGGAGAAGGTTCAACAAGCCATTGCCGAGGCACACAAATTGAATAAACCGATCCGTTTCTGGGGTTGCCCCGATGGCGTTACCGCATGGAATACCTTCCACCAGATGGGTGTTGACTTTATCAATACCGACCATGTGGAGCGGTGTGCCGACTTCTTCAAAAACATCGGCGACATAAACTACTCCATTGAGGATAACAATCGGGAGGCCTCATCCCTGAAACGGACAAAGATGTTAGATAAAATCACTGTAGGATTCGAGGGGTTCGACCCCGAAAATATCCGGCTTTCCCACTATGTACCGCTCTATACACCCTCTTACCGAAACGACGGAGAAAGGAGAAAAATAAAAAATGTAATCCTGCTAATTGGCGACGGAATGGGTCTGAACCAGATTGCTGTTGCCCGAACCGTCAACAGGGGGTTGACCATGTTAAAGATGAGGTTCACAGGTTTGCAGACCAACAGTCCGTTGGATAGCTACACCTCCGACTCGGCTGCTGCAGGCAGTGCACTGGCAACAGGCAAGCCTCACAACAACAGGCATATTGCCATGAATGATGACGGAACGGAAAACAGATCGATCACCGATTATGCCATCGCAAAGGGTATGGCAACAGGAGTGGTCACATTGGGAAACATTGCGGATGCAACACCTGCCGCTTTTTACGGCCACAGCAGGGAACGGGACAGCTCCGATCTGATTACCCGCTATCTCCTGGAGAAGAGGATCAACCTGGTGGTCGGCGGCGGAACATCGGTCTTTACCAAACGCCGGGATGGTCTTGATATCGACTCCTTCATGGAGAAGTACCAGGTCATCCACGATACAAAACAGATCGATCAGCTCGACGGCAGCGTGCTCTGTATCGACAACCTGCTGGAGAAAGCAGCAACCGAGGAGACAATCGGACTGCTGGCCAGGGTGACCAGAAGTGCGGTCAACAAACTGGCCAGGGAGAGCAAGAGAGGGTTTTTCCTGATGGTGGAGGGAGCAAAGATCGACTATGCCGGCCACTCAAATTCACTGGCAGGGGCTGTCAGCGAGATGCTCAGTTTCGATCTTGCCGTAGCCGAGGCGCTGAAGTTTGCAGACAGCAACGGTGAGACCCTGGTGGTGGTTACCGCCGATCACGAAACGGGGGGACTTGTACTGGTGGACGGGGATCAGGAAAAAGGGCTGGTTACCGCCCGGTTCACCACAGATGACCATACTCCCGCCATGCTACCGGTATTTGCCTATGGACCGGGAGCAAAGCACTTTATCGGCACCTACCAGAATTACGAAGTGGCAGGGAAGATCATGGAGTTGCTTCAGTTGAAATGA